The Vibrio azureus genomic sequence TTTATCGTTTCGACAATCTATTTCTATAGTCATTTTCCGTAAGGCCTGATCGTTACAGGCCACCTCACACCATGTGCGACTTAATCAACATCTTGTTTCCAAAAGCCCTGTGTTGTCACGCAAAGAGGTTTTTTTGAGTAGTAAGTTTGATTATCAGCATGGTAGGTTTGTTCTAGGCAATGAATTGAAGAGGAACAGGAACGTGGAGCTGATGCACGATGAGCTCGCTGAGATCGAGCAAGAAATCAATGAACAGCTTAAAAAAGTGCGCGCAATTATTGCCAAAGCTAAAGCAGATAAAGTGGAGATGGTTAAAGTTGAAGTCGATATCTTAGAAATGATGCTTGTAGATTGTGACCCAGAGGCAACTATCCTATTCCCTCATAATCTAAAAAGGTAAGTACTTATCTTCCCACTCTCTGATTACAAACTCACAATAAGAGAGGATTTGCAGTTCCTCGGCGTTTAAATTGTGGAACTTTTTATCTAACTGGCCTCTAACGCGACAACATTCAAAATACTGGTCATCACTAGGCATCAATATTCCCTACTTAGTTTTGTTATTCTTTGGTAAATAGTTTACAGCATCCATATCGCGCTGTTCTGCCGCCTTTGCTATTCGTGATAACTGGCGTTCCGACTTACCCCAACGATTTGCGATTTCTTCAAAAGTCCAACCTTTTTCATTGGCTATTCTCTGAAATTCCGTAATAACTTTA encodes the following:
- a CDS encoding AraC family transcriptional regulator, which translates into the protein MIGKVITEFQRIANEKGWTFEEIANRWGKSERQLSRIAKAAEQRDMDAVNYLPKNNKTK